The Mugil cephalus isolate CIBA_MC_2020 chromosome 11, CIBA_Mcephalus_1.1, whole genome shotgun sequence genome includes a window with the following:
- the si:dkeyp-69b9.6 gene encoding zinc finger protein 865 isoform X1, with translation MFQFGKYNLDIIEMLSGHQAHQFKGLGLDRQLQHQQQVQLHQHQLQQQQQQQAESSGALLSGLGLGPLQGSRGNAFSDSASIFAKMSAPPPPPLQQQPSSSQSSRSKSSKMSSSSSSHSSGYPQFLRSFHPSEAALAQEQLHPSVGRFEHFAGGSSSSGSAGGLGGLVTSAPPPPPPLHPGLSVPQPSPGPSSSSPSPSTSVATSNNPSSSSAVSSLGHQLVGAQSDARSLHQQFSCMLAANQYFLSGVPANASLEQFLVQQGTHNHLGLGLSQTGGEPSTSLAPPPALHSSHSHAHSTSQPQQTPQQPPQQQQLPPHTLSHPHSHSHPHHPLHPGSQASSLGSFDFQGIPVLSSNQIASLMQQEAGLPLPLPLHLSLSKDDGKGESSGGGSGSSSSSSRRKKAMAGYLPQRKSESSSSSSGSHGHTSHSGNPSANSNGGLSHSQPPALIGSGVGISNMGGDPSSLLASSSSSSSVVSSSSSSAPSSTAASVLVTNDPHLSKSDNQSSMQPNASESDTEPLYSCGECGKSFPHLSSLRRHLRMHEPTTAGTSNTATTGPNPVHIKPQPDPSLPHSTQETPQPSSNSCPSPDKIFHCPECGKAFKKKGHLLQHGVLHSSARPYGCSTCSRAFNRRESLTRHEKIHEEKPFRCPACGRAFRESTSLLNHAASGTCGKPGYHDDHRSQGNPSPCYSGASPCGSGMAGPALRKAPLAPTLHPHSQSHNQHHHLQQQPHLPLSSLLDDSEDDVTSSVNNAISAITAASNSGNRGDDRGDIIGGLLGGLGLGPLGSPSSTSGMDKNFRGGGSQEAMSSNPQNPTAKPKRPRKPRAKKDPAVGGQPPKRRQYTPRMGPSGLPRTHLCSVCGKGFARRETLRRHDRIHTGEKPHHCTVCGKYFREAFHLSKHQTVHSGAKNYKCSICGKEFGYSQSLRRHSKLHQKGEMEEVPTTPAPENLNSFNPNPQCSVAQDRSQNQAPSTSSYYSYSQDVKPQDTNPQPQPPPPPQPQPPPPPRLYTCAICWKSFRHHFHLTAHNQTVHDSGGEKLFSCEVCGKAFAYSNSLTRHRQSQHGMTRAEPSNPQEGGSGSGDNRGGSDVNQSTSESEAATNALLQMAPSTEGHGGQNLSVVTHGHQQAPPQPPAGYSPLFYDAAAAQSSASNAPSYAQPLPPNSTIMPPQHPHSPAGVKGEHIYPAGSRSRTLHTTAPFQPLTELPSTEHHHLHHHHHISHHHPHHQSGAQSHQHLDCNIQLSHNEMRRPKKKKKKSERRDWRENKWESQDLVRFDGIRRKRKISCTVRGQLSKKQGSLRLTIRRGEGSGGGGYKLVNTGGMKVQILSSLKVPVKRFGCPICPNSVFSRKAGLLVHMAVKHPQKALSTQERLRCSVCEKQSPRPLAAFIHRASHRARGTFSCRRCSARFWNATLLHRHKVSCRRRAKGLLRGDAKRLKLSKRPGERQTREGHEEMPFLQGPYRY, from the exons ATGTTCCAATTTGGAAAATACAATCTGGACATTATAGAGATGTTAAGTGGGCACCAAGCCCACCAGTTTAAAGGCCTTGGTTTAGATCGACAACTACAGCATCAGCAGCAAGTGCAACTTCACCAGCATcaactccagcagcagcagcagcagcaggctgagTCTTCTGGAGCTCTTCTGTCTGGACTTGGCTTGGGCCCCCTGCAGGGGTCTAGAGGTAACGCCTTTTCTGattctgcctccatttttgCCAAGATGAgtgcccctcctcccccacctttACAACAACAGCCTTCCTCATCTCAGAGCTCTCGTTCAAAGTCAAGCaagatgagcagcagcagctcaagcCATTCTTCAGGCTACCCACAGTTCCTGCGCTCTTTCCACCCGTCTGAGGCAGCACTAGCACAGGAGCAATTACATCCAAGCGTAGGCCGCTTTGAGCACTTTGCTGGGGGAAGTAGCAGTAGTGGGAGTGCTGGGGGATTAGGAGGATTAGTAACATCAgcacctccaccccctcctcctctgcatcctGGTCTCTCTGTTCCCCAACCATCACCAggcccctcctcttcctctccttccccttcAACCTCTGTGGCCACCTCTAATAACCCTTCTAGCAGCAGTGCAGTCAGCTCGTTGGGGCACCAGTTGGTTGGGGCCCAGTCTGATGCACGGAGCCTTCACCAACAATTTAGTTGCATGTTAGCTGCTAATCAATATTTCCTTTCTGGGGTGCCTGCTAATGCTAGTTTAGAGCAATTTCTCGTACAACAGGGAACCCATAATCACTTAGGGTTAGGTTTAAGTCAAACGGGCGGGGAGCCTAGTACTAGCCTTGCTCCGCCTCCTGCTTTGCATTCTTCTCATTCACATGCCCACTCCACTTCTCAACCACAGCAGACTCCACAGCAGCCTCCCCAGCAGCAACAGCTTCCACCTCACACCCTTTCTCATCCCCACTCTCATTCTCACCCTCACCACCCTCTCCACCCTGGCTCCCAGGCCTCATCACTGGGCAGTTTTGACTTCCAGGGCATTCCTGTACTCTCGTCAAATCAGATAGCTTCTCTGATGCAACAGGAAGCAGGTTTGCCCCTCCCCTTGCCCCTTCATTTATCCTTATCTAAGGATGACGGTAAAGGGGAAAGCAGTGGAGGTGGAAGtggtagtagtagcagtagcagtaggaGGAAGAAAGCTATGGCTGGATATTTGCCACAAAGAAAGTCTGaaagcagtagtagtagcagtggCAGCCACGGCCACACTAGCCATAGTGGTAATCCTAGCGCTAATAGTAATGGAGGGCTCAGTCATAGTCAGCCCCCAGCTTTAATTGGGAGCGGCGTTGGTATTTCAAATATGGGTGGAGACCCGTCATCTCTTCTTGCATcgtcatcttcatcctcatctgtagtttcttcctcctcctcctctgctccctctTCCACTGCTGCCTCAGTACTGGTTACTAATGATCCTCACCTTTCTAAATCTGATAACCAGAGCTCAATGCAACCCAATGCCTCAGAGTCCGATACAGAGCCCTTATATAGTTGTGGAGAGTGTGGCAAAAGCTTCCCTCACCTTTCAAGCCTTCGCAGGCATTTGCGCATGCATGAGCCAACCACAGCAGGTACTAGCAATACTGCCACTACTGGCCCAAACCCTGTTCACATTAAACCACAGCCTGACCCAAGCCTTCCCCATTCGACCCAAGAAACTCCCCAACCTTCATCCAATTCTTGTCCTAGCCcagacaaaatatttcattgCCCAGAATGTGGCAAAGCCTTTAAGAAAAAAGGGCACCTCCTGCAACATGGTGTTTTACACTCTTCAGCCCGCCCATATGGCTGCTCCACCTGCTCCCGGGCTTTTAATCGTAGAGAGTCACTCACACGGCATGAGAAGATACATGAGGAAAAGCCATTCCGATGTCCCGCCTGTGGTCGTGCCTTCCGTGAGAGCACCTCTCTACTCAACCATGCTGCCTCAGGCACCTGCGGCAAGCCAG GCTACCACGATGACCACCGTTCTCAAGGTAATCCATCTCCATGCTACTCTGGTGCCTCCCCCTGTGGAAGTGGGATGGCGGGCCCAGCTCTGAGAAAGGCACCCTTGGCCCCAACACTGCATCCACACTCACAGAGCCACAACCAGCACCACCATCTGCAGCAACAGCCCCACCTGCCCCTCTCTTCTCTACTGGATGACTCAGAGGATGATGTCACTAGCTCTGTCAATAATGCAATCTCTGCAATAACGGCTGCTAGTAACAGTGGAAATAGAGGAGATGATAGGGGAGACATTATAGGAGGTCTGCTAGGTGGTCTTGGTTTAGGACCTCTGGGCTCACCTTCGTCCACGTCTGGTATGGATAAAAATTTCAGAGGTGGCGGGAGCCAGGAGGCTATGAGCAGCAACCCACAGAATCCTACTGCCAAACCAAAACGTCCACGCAAACCAAGAGCTAAGAAAGACCCTGCAGTTGGTGGACAGCCCCCCAAACGTAGGCAATACACCCCCAGAATGGGGCCCAGTGGGCTCCCACGCACTCACCTCTGCAGTGTCTGTGGTAAGGGATTCGCACGGCGTGAGACCCTACGCAGACATGACCGCATCCATACCGGAGAAAAGCCCCATCACTGCACTGTTTGCGGGAAGTATTTCAGAGAAGCATTTCACCTCAGCAAGCATCAAACGGTCCACTCTGGGGCAAAGAATTACAAATGCAGCATTTGTGGGAAAGAGTTTGGTTACTCTCAGAGCCTCAGGAGGCACAGCAAACTTCACCAGAAAGGTGAGATGGAAGAGGTGCCCACAACACCAGCTCCGGAGAACCTTAACAGCTTTAACCCAAATCCTCAATGTAGCGTGGCACAAGACAGGAGCCAGAACCAAGCACCGAGCACCTCCTCCTACTACTCCTACTCTCAAGATGTCAAGCCTCAAGACACCAACCCccaaccacagcctccaccCCCGCCTCAGCCGCAGCCCCCACCGCCTCCTCGACTCTACACCTGTGCTATATGTTGGAAGTCGTTCCGCCATCATTTCCATCTGACTGCACATAACCAGACGGTTCACGACAGCGGGGGCGAAAAGCTCTTCTCCTGTGAGGTATGCGGAAAAGCATTCGCTTATTCTAACAGCCTCACTCGACACAGGCAGTCTCAGCACGGCATGACCCGCGCTGAACCGTCAAACCCACAAGAAGGCGGCAGCGGGTCGGGAGACAACAGAGGTGGGAGCGATGTTAATCAATCAACATCTGAGAGCGAGGCTGCCACCAATGCCCTGCTACAGATGGCCCCTTCCACCGAGGGCCACGGAGGGCAGAATCTTAGCGTTGTCACTCACGGCCACCAACAGGCACCCCCGCAACCACCAGCTGGCTATTCTCCCCTCTTTTATGACGCTGCAGCAGCCCAATCGTCTGCCTCTAATGCCCCATCCTACGCTCAGCCTCTGCCTCCCAACTCTACAATCATGCCCCCGCAGCACCCGCATTCTCCAGCTGGGGTGAAAGGAGAGCACATATATCCGGCCGGATCGCGTAGTCGCACTCTTCACACCACAGCCCCGTTCCAGCCCCTCACGGAACTGCCCTCCACTGAACATCACCATCTGCATCACCATCATCATATTTCCcaccatcatcctcatcatcagtcAGGTGCCCAGTCCCACCAACACCTCGACTGCAACATCCAGCTCtcacacaatgaaatgagacgaccaaagaagaaaaaaaaaaagtccgaGAGGAGAGATTGGAGGGAAAATAAATGGGAATCCCAAGATTTAGTCAGATTCGATGGCAtcagaaggaagagaaagatcAGTTGTACAGTAAGAGGGCAGTTGAGTAAAAAACAAGGCTCTCTCCGTTTGACAATAAGGCGAGGAGAAGGATCGGGTGGTGGTGGGTATAAACTTGTCAACACTGGTGGAATGAAGGTGCAGATCCTGTCATCTCTCAAAGTCCCCGTGAAGCGTTTTGGCTGTCCCATATGCCCCAATTCTGTGTTTTCCCGTAAAGCGGGACTGCTGGTCCACATGGCAGTTAAACATCCACAAAAAGCCTTGAGCACTCAGGAGCGACTGAggtgcagtgtgtgtgagaagcAGTCTCCCAGGCCTTTGGCGGCCTTCATCCATCGGGCCTCCCATCGTGCCAGAGGGACTTTCTCCTGCAGGCGCTGCTCTGCACGTTTTTGGAATGCTACACTTCTTCACAGGCACAAGGTGTCCTGCCGCCGCAGGGCTAAAGGACTGCTGAGAGGAGATGCCAAGAGGCTGAAGCTTTCAAAAAGACCAGGAGAGAGACAGACCCGCGAGGGTCACGAAGAGATGCCATTTCTACAGGGACCATATAGATACTGA
- the si:dkeyp-69b9.6 gene encoding Krueppel homolog 1 isoform X3, which yields MFQFGKYNLDIIEMLSGHQAHQFKGLGLDRQLQHQQQVQLHQHQLQQQQQQQAESSGALLSGLGLGPLQGSRGYHDDHRSQGNPSPCYSGASPCGSGMAGPALRKAPLAPTLHPHSQSHNQHHHLQQQPHLPLSSLLDDSEDDVTSSVNNAISAITAASNSGNRGDDRGDIIGGLLGGLGLGPLGSPSSTSGMDKNFRGGGSQEAMSSNPQNPTAKPKRPRKPRAKKDPAVGGQPPKRRQYTPRMGPSGLPRTHLCSVCGKGFARRETLRRHDRIHTGEKPHHCTVCGKYFREAFHLSKHQTVHSGAKNYKCSICGKEFGYSQSLRRHSKLHQKGEMEEVPTTPAPENLNSFNPNPQCSVAQDRSQNQAPSTSSYYSYSQDVKPQDTNPQPQPPPPPQPQPPPPPRLYTCAICWKSFRHHFHLTAHNQTVHDSGGEKLFSCEVCGKAFAYSNSLTRHRQSQHGMTRAEPSNPQEGGSGSGDNRGGSDVNQSTSESEAATNALLQMAPSTEGHGGQNLSVVTHGHQQAPPQPPAGYSPLFYDAAAAQSSASNAPSYAQPLPPNSTIMPPQHPHSPAGVKGEHIYPAGSRSRTLHTTAPFQPLTELPSTEHHHLHHHHHISHHHPHHQSGAQSHQHLDCNIQLSHNEMRRPKKKKKKSERRDWRENKWESQDLVRFDGIRRKRKISCTVRGQLSKKQGSLRLTIRRGEGSGGGGYKLVNTGGMKVQILSSLKVPVKRFGCPICPNSVFSRKAGLLVHMAVKHPQKALSTQERLRCSVCEKQSPRPLAAFIHRASHRARGTFSCRRCSARFWNATLLHRHKVSCRRRAKGLLRGDAKRLKLSKRPGERQTREGHEEMPFLQGPYRY from the exons ATGTTCCAATTTGGAAAATACAATCTGGACATTATAGAGATGTTAAGTGGGCACCAAGCCCACCAGTTTAAAGGCCTTGGTTTAGATCGACAACTACAGCATCAGCAGCAAGTGCAACTTCACCAGCATcaactccagcagcagcagcagcagcaggctgagTCTTCTGGAGCTCTTCTGTCTGGACTTGGCTTGGGCCCCCTGCAGGGGTCTAGAG GCTACCACGATGACCACCGTTCTCAAGGTAATCCATCTCCATGCTACTCTGGTGCCTCCCCCTGTGGAAGTGGGATGGCGGGCCCAGCTCTGAGAAAGGCACCCTTGGCCCCAACACTGCATCCACACTCACAGAGCCACAACCAGCACCACCATCTGCAGCAACAGCCCCACCTGCCCCTCTCTTCTCTACTGGATGACTCAGAGGATGATGTCACTAGCTCTGTCAATAATGCAATCTCTGCAATAACGGCTGCTAGTAACAGTGGAAATAGAGGAGATGATAGGGGAGACATTATAGGAGGTCTGCTAGGTGGTCTTGGTTTAGGACCTCTGGGCTCACCTTCGTCCACGTCTGGTATGGATAAAAATTTCAGAGGTGGCGGGAGCCAGGAGGCTATGAGCAGCAACCCACAGAATCCTACTGCCAAACCAAAACGTCCACGCAAACCAAGAGCTAAGAAAGACCCTGCAGTTGGTGGACAGCCCCCCAAACGTAGGCAATACACCCCCAGAATGGGGCCCAGTGGGCTCCCACGCACTCACCTCTGCAGTGTCTGTGGTAAGGGATTCGCACGGCGTGAGACCCTACGCAGACATGACCGCATCCATACCGGAGAAAAGCCCCATCACTGCACTGTTTGCGGGAAGTATTTCAGAGAAGCATTTCACCTCAGCAAGCATCAAACGGTCCACTCTGGGGCAAAGAATTACAAATGCAGCATTTGTGGGAAAGAGTTTGGTTACTCTCAGAGCCTCAGGAGGCACAGCAAACTTCACCAGAAAGGTGAGATGGAAGAGGTGCCCACAACACCAGCTCCGGAGAACCTTAACAGCTTTAACCCAAATCCTCAATGTAGCGTGGCACAAGACAGGAGCCAGAACCAAGCACCGAGCACCTCCTCCTACTACTCCTACTCTCAAGATGTCAAGCCTCAAGACACCAACCCccaaccacagcctccaccCCCGCCTCAGCCGCAGCCCCCACCGCCTCCTCGACTCTACACCTGTGCTATATGTTGGAAGTCGTTCCGCCATCATTTCCATCTGACTGCACATAACCAGACGGTTCACGACAGCGGGGGCGAAAAGCTCTTCTCCTGTGAGGTATGCGGAAAAGCATTCGCTTATTCTAACAGCCTCACTCGACACAGGCAGTCTCAGCACGGCATGACCCGCGCTGAACCGTCAAACCCACAAGAAGGCGGCAGCGGGTCGGGAGACAACAGAGGTGGGAGCGATGTTAATCAATCAACATCTGAGAGCGAGGCTGCCACCAATGCCCTGCTACAGATGGCCCCTTCCACCGAGGGCCACGGAGGGCAGAATCTTAGCGTTGTCACTCACGGCCACCAACAGGCACCCCCGCAACCACCAGCTGGCTATTCTCCCCTCTTTTATGACGCTGCAGCAGCCCAATCGTCTGCCTCTAATGCCCCATCCTACGCTCAGCCTCTGCCTCCCAACTCTACAATCATGCCCCCGCAGCACCCGCATTCTCCAGCTGGGGTGAAAGGAGAGCACATATATCCGGCCGGATCGCGTAGTCGCACTCTTCACACCACAGCCCCGTTCCAGCCCCTCACGGAACTGCCCTCCACTGAACATCACCATCTGCATCACCATCATCATATTTCCcaccatcatcctcatcatcagtcAGGTGCCCAGTCCCACCAACACCTCGACTGCAACATCCAGCTCtcacacaatgaaatgagacgaccaaagaagaaaaaaaaaaagtccgaGAGGAGAGATTGGAGGGAAAATAAATGGGAATCCCAAGATTTAGTCAGATTCGATGGCAtcagaaggaagagaaagatcAGTTGTACAGTAAGAGGGCAGTTGAGTAAAAAACAAGGCTCTCTCCGTTTGACAATAAGGCGAGGAGAAGGATCGGGTGGTGGTGGGTATAAACTTGTCAACACTGGTGGAATGAAGGTGCAGATCCTGTCATCTCTCAAAGTCCCCGTGAAGCGTTTTGGCTGTCCCATATGCCCCAATTCTGTGTTTTCCCGTAAAGCGGGACTGCTGGTCCACATGGCAGTTAAACATCCACAAAAAGCCTTGAGCACTCAGGAGCGACTGAggtgcagtgtgtgtgagaagcAGTCTCCCAGGCCTTTGGCGGCCTTCATCCATCGGGCCTCCCATCGTGCCAGAGGGACTTTCTCCTGCAGGCGCTGCTCTGCACGTTTTTGGAATGCTACACTTCTTCACAGGCACAAGGTGTCCTGCCGCCGCAGGGCTAAAGGACTGCTGAGAGGAGATGCCAAGAGGCTGAAGCTTTCAAAAAGACCAGGAGAGAGACAGACCCGCGAGGGTCACGAAGAGATGCCATTTCTACAGGGACCATATAGATACTGA
- the si:dkeyp-69b9.6 gene encoding zinc finger protein 865 isoform X2 has protein sequence MFQFGKYNLDIIEMLSGHQAHQFKGLGLDRQLQHQQQVQLHQHQLQQQQQQQAESSGALLSGLGLGPLQGSRARPYGCSTCSRAFNRRESLTRHEKIHEEKPFRCPACGRAFRESTSLLNHAASGTCGKPGYHDDHRSQGNPSPCYSGASPCGSGMAGPALRKAPLAPTLHPHSQSHNQHHHLQQQPHLPLSSLLDDSEDDVTSSVNNAISAITAASNSGNRGDDRGDIIGGLLGGLGLGPLGSPSSTSGMDKNFRGGGSQEAMSSNPQNPTAKPKRPRKPRAKKDPAVGGQPPKRRQYTPRMGPSGLPRTHLCSVCGKGFARRETLRRHDRIHTGEKPHHCTVCGKYFREAFHLSKHQTVHSGAKNYKCSICGKEFGYSQSLRRHSKLHQKGEMEEVPTTPAPENLNSFNPNPQCSVAQDRSQNQAPSTSSYYSYSQDVKPQDTNPQPQPPPPPQPQPPPPPRLYTCAICWKSFRHHFHLTAHNQTVHDSGGEKLFSCEVCGKAFAYSNSLTRHRQSQHGMTRAEPSNPQEGGSGSGDNRGGSDVNQSTSESEAATNALLQMAPSTEGHGGQNLSVVTHGHQQAPPQPPAGYSPLFYDAAAAQSSASNAPSYAQPLPPNSTIMPPQHPHSPAGVKGEHIYPAGSRSRTLHTTAPFQPLTELPSTEHHHLHHHHHISHHHPHHQSGAQSHQHLDCNIQLSHNEMRRPKKKKKKSERRDWRENKWESQDLVRFDGIRRKRKISCTVRGQLSKKQGSLRLTIRRGEGSGGGGYKLVNTGGMKVQILSSLKVPVKRFGCPICPNSVFSRKAGLLVHMAVKHPQKALSTQERLRCSVCEKQSPRPLAAFIHRASHRARGTFSCRRCSARFWNATLLHRHKVSCRRRAKGLLRGDAKRLKLSKRPGERQTREGHEEMPFLQGPYRY, from the exons ATGTTCCAATTTGGAAAATACAATCTGGACATTATAGAGATGTTAAGTGGGCACCAAGCCCACCAGTTTAAAGGCCTTGGTTTAGATCGACAACTACAGCATCAGCAGCAAGTGCAACTTCACCAGCATcaactccagcagcagcagcagcagcaggctgagTCTTCTGGAGCTCTTCTGTCTGGACTTGGCTTGGGCCCCCTGCAGGGGTCTAGAG CCCGCCCATATGGCTGCTCCACCTGCTCCCGGGCTTTTAATCGTAGAGAGTCACTCACACGGCATGAGAAGATACATGAGGAAAAGCCATTCCGATGTCCCGCCTGTGGTCGTGCCTTCCGTGAGAGCACCTCTCTACTCAACCATGCTGCCTCAGGCACCTGCGGCAAGCCAG GCTACCACGATGACCACCGTTCTCAAGGTAATCCATCTCCATGCTACTCTGGTGCCTCCCCCTGTGGAAGTGGGATGGCGGGCCCAGCTCTGAGAAAGGCACCCTTGGCCCCAACACTGCATCCACACTCACAGAGCCACAACCAGCACCACCATCTGCAGCAACAGCCCCACCTGCCCCTCTCTTCTCTACTGGATGACTCAGAGGATGATGTCACTAGCTCTGTCAATAATGCAATCTCTGCAATAACGGCTGCTAGTAACAGTGGAAATAGAGGAGATGATAGGGGAGACATTATAGGAGGTCTGCTAGGTGGTCTTGGTTTAGGACCTCTGGGCTCACCTTCGTCCACGTCTGGTATGGATAAAAATTTCAGAGGTGGCGGGAGCCAGGAGGCTATGAGCAGCAACCCACAGAATCCTACTGCCAAACCAAAACGTCCACGCAAACCAAGAGCTAAGAAAGACCCTGCAGTTGGTGGACAGCCCCCCAAACGTAGGCAATACACCCCCAGAATGGGGCCCAGTGGGCTCCCACGCACTCACCTCTGCAGTGTCTGTGGTAAGGGATTCGCACGGCGTGAGACCCTACGCAGACATGACCGCATCCATACCGGAGAAAAGCCCCATCACTGCACTGTTTGCGGGAAGTATTTCAGAGAAGCATTTCACCTCAGCAAGCATCAAACGGTCCACTCTGGGGCAAAGAATTACAAATGCAGCATTTGTGGGAAAGAGTTTGGTTACTCTCAGAGCCTCAGGAGGCACAGCAAACTTCACCAGAAAGGTGAGATGGAAGAGGTGCCCACAACACCAGCTCCGGAGAACCTTAACAGCTTTAACCCAAATCCTCAATGTAGCGTGGCACAAGACAGGAGCCAGAACCAAGCACCGAGCACCTCCTCCTACTACTCCTACTCTCAAGATGTCAAGCCTCAAGACACCAACCCccaaccacagcctccaccCCCGCCTCAGCCGCAGCCCCCACCGCCTCCTCGACTCTACACCTGTGCTATATGTTGGAAGTCGTTCCGCCATCATTTCCATCTGACTGCACATAACCAGACGGTTCACGACAGCGGGGGCGAAAAGCTCTTCTCCTGTGAGGTATGCGGAAAAGCATTCGCTTATTCTAACAGCCTCACTCGACACAGGCAGTCTCAGCACGGCATGACCCGCGCTGAACCGTCAAACCCACAAGAAGGCGGCAGCGGGTCGGGAGACAACAGAGGTGGGAGCGATGTTAATCAATCAACATCTGAGAGCGAGGCTGCCACCAATGCCCTGCTACAGATGGCCCCTTCCACCGAGGGCCACGGAGGGCAGAATCTTAGCGTTGTCACTCACGGCCACCAACAGGCACCCCCGCAACCACCAGCTGGCTATTCTCCCCTCTTTTATGACGCTGCAGCAGCCCAATCGTCTGCCTCTAATGCCCCATCCTACGCTCAGCCTCTGCCTCCCAACTCTACAATCATGCCCCCGCAGCACCCGCATTCTCCAGCTGGGGTGAAAGGAGAGCACATATATCCGGCCGGATCGCGTAGTCGCACTCTTCACACCACAGCCCCGTTCCAGCCCCTCACGGAACTGCCCTCCACTGAACATCACCATCTGCATCACCATCATCATATTTCCcaccatcatcctcatcatcagtcAGGTGCCCAGTCCCACCAACACCTCGACTGCAACATCCAGCTCtcacacaatgaaatgagacgaccaaagaagaaaaaaaaaaagtccgaGAGGAGAGATTGGAGGGAAAATAAATGGGAATCCCAAGATTTAGTCAGATTCGATGGCAtcagaaggaagagaaagatcAGTTGTACAGTAAGAGGGCAGTTGAGTAAAAAACAAGGCTCTCTCCGTTTGACAATAAGGCGAGGAGAAGGATCGGGTGGTGGTGGGTATAAACTTGTCAACACTGGTGGAATGAAGGTGCAGATCCTGTCATCTCTCAAAGTCCCCGTGAAGCGTTTTGGCTGTCCCATATGCCCCAATTCTGTGTTTTCCCGTAAAGCGGGACTGCTGGTCCACATGGCAGTTAAACATCCACAAAAAGCCTTGAGCACTCAGGAGCGACTGAggtgcagtgtgtgtgagaagcAGTCTCCCAGGCCTTTGGCGGCCTTCATCCATCGGGCCTCCCATCGTGCCAGAGGGACTTTCTCCTGCAGGCGCTGCTCTGCACGTTTTTGGAATGCTACACTTCTTCACAGGCACAAGGTGTCCTGCCGCCGCAGGGCTAAAGGACTGCTGAGAGGAGATGCCAAGAGGCTGAAGCTTTCAAAAAGACCAGGAGAGAGACAGACCCGCGAGGGTCACGAAGAGATGCCATTTCTACAGGGACCATATAGATACTGA